The DNA segment TCCTTCATGCGGAGGAAGTGGGGCCGGTCGATGACGTGAAGGTCGCCGGTGGCGGTGATGAAGAGGTCGCCCTCGGCCGCCGCCTCCTCCATGGGCATCACCCGGTGACCGTCCATCCAGGCCTCCAGCGCCCGGAAGGGGTCGACCTCCACCACGATCACGCGGGCCCCCATGCCCTCCGCCCGGGTGGCGATGCCGCGCCCGCACCAGCCGTAGCCCACGACCACCACGGTGCTGCCCGCCACCAGGAGGTTGGTCGCCCGCAAGACGCCGTCCATGGCCGACTGGCCGGTGCCGTAGCGGTTGTCGAAGAGGTGCTTGGTGAGGGCGTCGTTGACGGCCACCACGGGGTAGCGCAACGCCCCGTCGGCCGCCATGGCCCGCAGGCGCACCACGCCCGTGGTGGTCTCCTCGGTGCCGCCCCAGACGGCCGCGGCCTGCTCGGGCCGCTCCCGGTGGAGCACGCTCACCAGGTCGGCGCCGTCGTCCATGGTCACCTGGGGATCCACGTCCAGAACCTGGCGGATGTGGCGGTAGTACTGGTCCTCCGGCTCGCCCCGCACCGCGAAGGTGGGCACCCCGTACTCGTGGATCAGGGCGGCGGCCACGTCGTCCTGGGTGCTGAGGGGGTTGGAGGCGCAGAGGCGCACCTGGGCGCCCCCAGCCTGGAGCGTGCGCATGAGGTTGGCCGTCTCGGTCGTCACGTGGAGGCACGCGGCCACCCGCAACCCTTCCAGAGGCCGGCTTCGGGTCCATTCCTCCCGGATCTCCCGGAGGACGGGCATCATCCCGTCCGCCCACTCGATCCGCTGGCGGCCGGCCTGGGCCAGGCCCGCGTCCTTGCACTCACCGTCCATGGTCCGAAACCTCCTGGCGCGTTGGCGAAGATGGACCTCCGGGGTCCTTCAGCGTGTCCCGCCCCCCGGGACCCTCTGGGGAAGGCGGGCCGCCTCCAGGATCCGGGGGACCAGATCCAGCCGTTCCCAGGGAAGGTCCAGGTCCGGGCGGCCGAAGTGCCCGTAGGCGGCCACCTGGCGGTAGATGGGCCGGCGCAGCCCGAGCTGCTCGATGATGGCCGCCGGGCGGAAGTCGAAGACCTCGGCGGCGATGCGGGCCAGCTCGCCGTCGAGCAGCCGGCCCGTCCCGAAGCTCTCCGCGCCCACCGCCAGAGGCCTGGCCACGCCGATGGCGTAAGAGACCCAGAGCTCGAGCCTTCGGGCGAGGCCTGCGGCCACCATGTTCTTGGCCACGTAGCGGGCGGCGTAGGAGGCCGAACGGTCCACCTTGGTGGGGTCCTTCCCCGAGAAGGCGCCGCCGCCGTGGCGGGCCGCCCCCCCGTAGGTGTCCACGATGATCTTCCGGCCCGTGAGCCCGGTATCGCCCTGGGGGCCGCCCACCACGAAGCGGCCGGTGGGGTTGACCAGGATCCGGGTCCGCCCGTCCAGCAGGCCCTCGGGAACGGCTGCGCGTACCACGTGCTCCTCCAGGTCCCGGGCCAGGCGCTCCTGGCTCACCTCGGGGTTGTGCTGGGCCGAGATGAGCACCGACGCCACCCGCAGGGGGCGGTCGCCTTCGTACTCCACGGTCACCTGGGTCTTGCCGTCGGGGCGCAGGTAGGGGAGGAGCTCTTCCTTCCGCACCTGGGCCAGCCGCCGGGCCAGTCCGTGCGCGAGGGCGATGGGCATGGGCATCAGCTCAGCGGTCTCGTCGCAGGCGTACCCGAACATCATCCCCTGGTCGCCAGCGCCGATGCCGTCCAGGGGGTCGCCGTCGCCGCTCTGGCGCGCCTCCAGCGACCGCCCCACGCCCACCGCGATGTCGGGCGACTGCTCGTGGATCGAGTTCAGCACCGCGCAGGTCTCCGCGTCGAAGCCGTACTTGGCCCGGTCGTAGCCGATGGACCGGACCGTCTCCC comes from the Limnochorda pilosa genome and includes:
- the metK gene encoding methionine adenosyltransferase yields the protein MGETERRLFTSESVTEGHPDKVCDQVADAVLDAILAQDPQAHVACEVTVTTGLLLVMGEISTSCYADIPTIARETVRSIGYDRAKYGFDAETCAVLNSIHEQSPDIAVGVGRSLEARQSGDGDPLDGIGAGDQGMMFGYACDETAELMPMPIALAHGLARRLAQVRKEELLPYLRPDGKTQVTVEYEGDRPLRVASVLISAQHNPEVSQERLARDLEEHVVRAAVPEGLLDGRTRILVNPTGRFVVGGPQGDTGLTGRKIIVDTYGGAARHGGGAFSGKDPTKVDRSASYAARYVAKNMVAAGLARRLELWVSYAIGVARPLAVGAESFGTGRLLDGELARIAAEVFDFRPAAIIEQLGLRRPIYRQVAAYGHFGRPDLDLPWERLDLVPRILEAARLPQRVPGGGTR
- a CDS encoding adenosylhomocysteinase, with amino-acid sequence MDGECKDAGLAQAGRQRIEWADGMMPVLREIREEWTRSRPLEGLRVAACLHVTTETANLMRTLQAGGAQVRLCASNPLSTQDDVAAALIHEYGVPTFAVRGEPEDQYYRHIRQVLDVDPQVTMDDGADLVSVLHRERPEQAAAVWGGTEETTTGVVRLRAMAADGALRYPVVAVNDALTKHLFDNRYGTGQSAMDGVLRATNLLVAGSTVVVVGYGWCGRGIATRAEGMGARVIVVEVDPFRALEAWMDGHRVMPMEEAAAEGDLFITATGDLHVIDRPHFLRMKDGAILANAGHFDVEIDLEALRELAAPSGHPAREVRPNVEEYRLPDGRRIRVVAQGRLVNLGAAEGHPAQVMDLSFADQALSVAWLASREARLAPGVHPVPEEIDRAVAERKLATLGVRIGRLTPEQEAYLHSWQAGT